From Ramlibacter tataouinensis, the proteins below share one genomic window:
- a CDS encoding glycosyltransferase family 4 protein: MKPLFISSLYHPNQVGGAEKIVRIVAEGMRQQGHDPVVVTVQQESGHRIDQVNGVKVHYLGLKNLYWPWAREERSGLLRAAWHGIDRHNVFMARAVGRVLDLEKPDIVNSHQLTGLSCAVWGAVKARRLPLVHTLHDYSLMCPKTTMFRDGTNCQGQCATCKRYTSPSQRLSDKVDHVIGVSRFTLDRHLVAGYFQRAQARVIHNALPKPAQQHPLRPDPARPLQLGYVGQLLPSKGIAQLIEQMRTWDPSRCQLVVAGKGAAAYESALRATAPPNVRFLGFVDPGEVYRAIDVLVVPSLWQEPFATTVLEACMHGVPAIVSNRGGFPEAVEAGRTGLIYEPLQPQALREAIEVFLRDRSILEEMHRHVRNRASYFQLERMQDEYLHVMTEAQAGGGAGDPSILRRRHA; the protein is encoded by the coding sequence ATGAAGCCGCTGTTCATCAGTTCGCTGTATCACCCGAACCAGGTCGGCGGCGCGGAAAAGATCGTGCGCATCGTCGCGGAGGGCATGCGCCAGCAGGGCCATGATCCCGTCGTGGTGACCGTGCAGCAGGAATCCGGTCACCGGATCGACCAGGTCAACGGGGTGAAGGTGCACTACCTGGGACTGAAGAACCTCTACTGGCCCTGGGCCCGCGAGGAACGGTCCGGCCTGCTGCGCGCCGCCTGGCACGGCATCGATCGCCACAACGTCTTCATGGCGCGCGCGGTCGGCCGCGTGCTCGATCTGGAGAAGCCGGACATCGTCAACAGCCACCAGTTGACCGGGCTCTCCTGCGCCGTATGGGGCGCAGTGAAGGCGCGGCGGTTGCCGCTGGTCCACACGCTGCACGACTACTCGCTGATGTGTCCCAAGACCACCATGTTCAGGGACGGCACCAACTGCCAAGGCCAATGCGCGACGTGCAAGCGCTACACCTCACCGAGCCAGCGCCTGTCCGACAAGGTAGACCACGTCATCGGCGTCAGCCGGTTCACGCTGGATCGGCACCTCGTGGCCGGTTACTTCCAGCGCGCCCAGGCGCGCGTGATTCACAACGCCCTGCCCAAACCCGCGCAACAACACCCTCTGCGGCCCGATCCGGCGCGCCCCCTCCAGCTGGGTTATGTCGGGCAACTCCTTCCCAGCAAGGGCATCGCGCAACTGATCGAACAGATGCGGACCTGGGACCCTTCCCGGTGTCAGCTGGTGGTCGCTGGCAAGGGCGCCGCGGCCTACGAATCCGCACTGCGCGCCACGGCACCGCCGAACGTTCGCTTCCTCGGATTCGTGGATCCGGGCGAGGTGTACCGCGCGATCGACGTGCTGGTCGTGCCGTCGCTGTGGCAGGAGCCGTTCGCGACGACAGTGCTCGAGGCCTGCATGCACGGCGTGCCCGCAATCGTCTCGAACCGGGGCGGCTTCCCCGAAGCGGTTGAGGCCGGCCGAACGGGGCTGATCTACGAACCGCTGCAGCCGCAGGCCCTGCGCGAAGCCATCGAAGTGTTCCTGCGCGACCGCAGCATCCTGGAGGAGATGCACCGGCATGTGCGCAACCGTGCCAGCTACTTCCAACTCGAAAGAATGCAGGACGAGTACCTCCATGTCATGACAGAAGCCCAGGCGGGCGGCGGTGCAGGTGACCCCTCGATCTTGCGAAGGAGACATGCGTGA
- a CDS encoding glycosyltransferase family 4 protein yields MVADQWGPEASGMGVYAYEVARRLPALLCPGGFGVTVAVRADAPRLADEVRAGGGVVHTLLPSRVSNKRKLPEIYLQLPLRARGWNCYYSLDHKLPPPVLLPRLRIATVMDICPLEFPAEYGRLKRLYFGVQLPRVLRTAELIATGSDHTARKLVDMLEADPKRLIVAPLGFDSARFSTQHKPGEAGRLFDAYGLAPRSYHLFVGRISPRKNFALAIEAVKRLKEQGQQPLIVVAGPRGWRDEADWETIRVLGLADHFRKISYVPAELLPALYRQSRGLLYPSFSEGFGIPVLESLGCGTPVVVARATSSAEVGGPLVDVIDPLDAEALARWMQADHVLDDAARQKWLAQFSWDKTAEVLAAMLAPTLAALRTRRGFAPRRTLEQP; encoded by the coding sequence ATGGTCGCGGACCAATGGGGCCCTGAAGCCTCCGGCATGGGCGTGTATGCCTACGAAGTGGCCCGGCGGTTACCTGCGCTGCTGTGCCCTGGCGGATTCGGGGTGACGGTGGCAGTGCGCGCCGACGCGCCGCGGTTGGCCGACGAGGTGCGCGCGGGCGGGGGTGTGGTGCATACCCTGCTGCCCAGCCGCGTCTCCAACAAAAGGAAGCTGCCGGAGATCTACCTGCAGCTGCCGCTGCGCGCACGCGGGTGGAACTGCTACTACAGCCTGGATCACAAGCTCCCGCCACCGGTCTTGCTGCCGCGCCTGCGGATCGCCACCGTGATGGACATCTGCCCGCTGGAGTTCCCGGCCGAGTACGGCAGGCTGAAGCGGCTGTACTTCGGGGTGCAGTTGCCGAGGGTGCTGCGTACGGCCGAGCTCATTGCCACCGGCAGCGACCACACGGCGCGCAAGTTGGTCGATATGCTTGAAGCTGACCCCAAGCGCCTCATCGTGGCACCCCTCGGATTCGATAGCGCACGCTTTTCCACCCAGCACAAGCCTGGCGAAGCGGGCCGCCTGTTCGATGCCTACGGGCTGGCGCCCAGGTCCTACCACCTTTTCGTCGGCCGCATTTCGCCGCGCAAGAACTTCGCGCTGGCGATCGAGGCGGTGAAGCGGCTGAAGGAACAAGGGCAGCAGCCGCTCATCGTGGTCGCAGGGCCGCGCGGGTGGCGCGACGAGGCCGACTGGGAAACGATCCGCGTGCTCGGGCTGGCCGATCACTTCCGCAAGATCAGCTACGTGCCGGCAGAACTGCTTCCCGCGCTGTACCGGCAATCGCGGGGCCTGCTCTACCCATCCTTTTCGGAAGGCTTCGGCATTCCGGTCCTGGAGTCGCTCGGCTGCGGCACGCCGGTCGTGGTCGCCCGTGCCACGTCATCCGCGGAGGTCGGCGGGCCGCTGGTGGATGTCATCGATCCGCTGGACGCCGAAGCGCTGGCGCGCTGGATGCAGGCCGACCATGTCCTTGACGACGCGGCGCGGCAGAAGTGGCTGGCGCAGTTCTCCTGGGACAAGACCGCCGAGGTGCTGGCCGCCATGCTCGCCCCGACGCTCGCCGCGCTGCGCACCCGCCGCGGATTCGCCCCGCGCCGCACCCTGGAGCAGCCATGA
- a CDS encoding glycosyltransferase encodes MKVLHVAQTALGGVGSYLEEILPLQASLYGRDSLRAVMPQEHAAAFPGLLPQCLVTYPGGGDGRLLSTWRMTTLALDLVRRWEPDVVHLHSTFAGLALRPLLRVPGLNPAIVYCAHGWSFDRRGGVLQLRVARSLERLLSGLCDRIVCVSRQDYEQGARAGIPRAKMSVVVNGIADHALRDATAGAQSWPGQGLRILFVGRLDTQKGVDVLLTAMQQLGARAGALVVGASVVGDGETAIQTPDNVKVLGWLPRERIAQLYAAADVLVMPSRWEGLPIVALEAMRAGLPVIASRVGGIPEAVQDGITGRLVDVDSPSQLAAVLASLDAASLRLMSTRARHRYLEAFQVDRVVRELDVLYRELAMPPAVRGRVA; translated from the coding sequence GTGAAAGTGCTTCACGTCGCGCAGACGGCATTGGGCGGGGTGGGCAGCTATCTGGAGGAGATCCTGCCCCTGCAGGCGTCCCTCTATGGGCGCGACAGCCTTCGTGCCGTGATGCCGCAAGAGCACGCCGCCGCCTTCCCCGGCCTGTTGCCGCAGTGCCTGGTCACCTATCCCGGTGGCGGCGACGGCCGCCTGCTGAGCACCTGGCGCATGACGACCCTCGCGCTGGACCTGGTCCGCCGATGGGAGCCCGATGTGGTGCACCTGCATTCCACGTTCGCGGGACTGGCCCTGCGGCCGCTGCTGCGCGTGCCGGGGCTGAACCCGGCGATCGTCTACTGCGCCCACGGCTGGTCGTTCGACCGGCGCGGCGGCGTCCTCCAGTTGCGGGTGGCCCGCTCGCTGGAGCGCCTGCTGTCGGGTCTGTGCGATCGAATCGTGTGCGTCTCGCGGCAGGACTACGAGCAAGGCGCGCGCGCCGGCATCCCACGGGCGAAGATGAGCGTGGTGGTCAACGGCATCGCCGACCACGCGCTTCGTGATGCCACGGCGGGCGCGCAGTCCTGGCCGGGCCAGGGGCTGCGCATCCTGTTCGTCGGCCGCCTGGACACGCAAAAGGGCGTGGATGTCCTGCTCACGGCGATGCAGCAGCTGGGTGCGCGCGCCGGCGCGCTCGTCGTCGGCGCCTCGGTGGTCGGCGACGGAGAGACCGCCATCCAGACGCCGGACAACGTCAAGGTGCTCGGCTGGCTCCCGCGTGAGCGGATCGCGCAGCTCTACGCGGCCGCCGACGTGCTGGTGATGCCGTCGCGCTGGGAGGGCCTTCCGATCGTGGCACTCGAGGCGATGCGCGCGGGGCTTCCCGTGATCGCGTCGCGCGTGGGCGGCATCCCGGAAGCCGTGCAGGACGGGATCACCGGCCGGCTGGTGGACGTCGATTCACCGTCGCAGCTCGCGGCGGTGCTGGCGAGCCTGGATGCGGCCTCCTTGCGGCTGATGAGCACGCGGGCCCGGCACCGCTACCTCGAGGCGTTCCAGGTCGACCGCGTGGTACGCGAACTCGACGTCCTCTATCGCGAGCTCGCCATGCCGCCGGCGGTGCGCGGAAGGGTTGCATGA
- a CDS encoding lipopolysaccharide biosynthesis protein, protein MLSTMRPGPLLQRLRSDPASRNSAYMIGSQVSIAVLQGLLFILLASALGAHEFGRVASVIAITSVFLPFAGMGLGNVAIMRISRGQAHAAMSLGNGLAVTAVTGTLGVLVAMLIGEAFLHERGTWLLVLLFGISEILMTKVVDLAAHVFLGLERQGVTALFYNLLMVVRLVFAGALFWGFTTPTALHWAELHLAAGVLSAVVVLFYSVRLLGRPRTGYQTVRNDIGKGFLFSVVIAARSVHTDADKAVLARIASEATAGAYTAAFRLVYMACTPITAVLLSLQARIFRRGDQRGLEGSLTAVRRLVLIGGVYCMLLAVAIYAVAPAVPWLLGDSFDLSPDILRSMCLLPFLVIAQAAASDALNGADAQRRVSTLHTLTAGLSVVLNLLLVPGHGWQGAVMAAYASQGFLVAGLVLTILLGLQAQRKARAA, encoded by the coding sequence ATGTTGTCGACGATGCGACCCGGACCTCTGCTGCAGCGTCTTCGATCGGACCCTGCGTCGCGCAACTCGGCCTACATGATCGGCAGCCAGGTGTCGATCGCGGTGCTGCAGGGCTTGTTGTTCATCCTGCTGGCAAGCGCCCTGGGCGCGCACGAATTCGGCAGGGTGGCAAGCGTCATCGCGATCACCTCCGTCTTCCTTCCCTTCGCCGGGATGGGTCTGGGCAACGTGGCCATCATGCGCATTTCCCGCGGGCAGGCGCATGCGGCCATGTCCCTGGGCAACGGGCTGGCGGTCACCGCGGTCACGGGGACCCTGGGCGTGCTGGTCGCCATGCTGATTGGCGAGGCCTTCCTGCATGAGCGCGGCACCTGGCTGCTGGTGCTGCTGTTCGGCATCTCGGAAATCCTGATGACGAAGGTGGTGGATCTCGCCGCCCACGTGTTTCTCGGCCTGGAACGCCAGGGGGTGACTGCGCTCTTCTACAACCTGCTGATGGTGGTGCGCCTTGTGTTCGCCGGCGCGCTGTTCTGGGGTTTCACCACGCCGACGGCCTTGCATTGGGCCGAACTGCACCTGGCCGCCGGGGTCCTGAGCGCGGTGGTGGTCCTGTTCTACAGCGTGCGCCTGCTGGGCCGGCCGAGAACCGGGTACCAGACGGTCAGGAATGACATCGGAAAGGGCTTCCTCTTCTCGGTCGTGATCGCCGCGCGAAGCGTGCACACCGATGCCGACAAGGCCGTGCTGGCCCGAATCGCCTCGGAGGCGACTGCGGGAGCCTATACGGCCGCGTTCCGCCTGGTGTACATGGCGTGCACGCCGATCACCGCCGTGCTGCTGTCCTTGCAGGCCCGCATCTTCCGCCGCGGCGACCAGCGCGGACTTGAGGGCTCGCTGACCGCGGTGAGGCGCCTCGTTCTGATCGGGGGCGTGTACTGCATGCTGCTGGCCGTGGCCATTTACGCCGTGGCGCCCGCCGTGCCATGGCTGCTCGGGGACTCCTTCGACCTCTCCCCCGACATCCTGCGCTCCATGTGCCTGCTGCCCTTCCTGGTCATCGCACAGGCGGCGGCTTCAGACGCGCTGAATGGCGCCGACGCCCAGCGCCGCGTCAGCACGCTGCACACGCTCACGGCCGGGCTGTCCGTCGTGCTAAACCTGTTGCTGGTGCCCGGACACGGATGGCAGGGCGCCGTCATGGCGGCGTACGCATCGCAGGGCTTCCTGGTTGCCGGCCTCGTGCTCACCATTCTGCTGGGCCTTCAGGCCCAGAGGAAGGCGCGTGCCGCATGA
- a CDS encoding undecaprenyl-phosphate glucose phosphotransferase: protein MKIYTDTLPPTAEITGRPWGLVRAAIDPLLAVAVYLAALRVFGAPFRQDDLVILTLSFVLTFPGDLPFRRFSAAAAGRLLLQWLKVAAGVSFFWTAKSMLLNSGFQPDGNVVATWLIGAPLAQFLMHWASPRVAPLLFPLYPQAKVVIVGANPVARRVAKLINDGEAEGQRFMGYFDDRSIRRLGHGGVRSVIGRIPEVSDYVKSHGIDTIYIAMPMTTQPRVVSLLESLRDTTASIYFLPDVFIADLIQGRVTTLAGLPVVSVCESPFNSTAGAIKRVIDLTLTILSLPVVLPLMAIIAILVRATSPGPAIFKQRRYGLDGKEIVVWKFRTMTTLEDGDTTYTQVTRGDSRVTPLGRFLRKTSLDELPQLLNVLGGSMSLVGPRPHALAVNEQYRKLIPGYMVRHKVKPGISGWAQVNGCRGGDDLDSMRRRTDYDLAYLRSWSLTLDLLIILKTIKMIVLGDKRAY from the coding sequence ATGAAGATCTACACCGACACCCTACCCCCAACCGCCGAGATCACGGGGCGCCCTTGGGGGCTCGTGCGGGCCGCCATCGATCCGCTCCTGGCGGTGGCGGTGTACCTGGCTGCACTGCGGGTGTTCGGCGCCCCGTTCAGGCAGGACGACCTCGTGATCCTGACCCTGAGCTTCGTGCTGACCTTCCCCGGGGACCTCCCCTTCCGGCGCTTTTCCGCGGCCGCCGCGGGCAGGTTGCTGCTGCAGTGGCTGAAAGTCGCGGCCGGCGTGTCCTTCTTCTGGACGGCCAAGTCGATGCTGCTGAACTCGGGCTTCCAGCCGGACGGTAACGTGGTGGCGACCTGGCTGATCGGGGCACCACTGGCGCAGTTCCTGATGCACTGGGCCTCGCCGCGCGTCGCGCCCCTGCTGTTCCCGCTGTACCCGCAGGCCAAGGTGGTCATCGTGGGCGCCAACCCCGTGGCGCGGCGGGTGGCGAAGCTGATCAACGACGGCGAAGCCGAGGGACAGCGCTTCATGGGCTACTTCGACGACCGCTCCATCCGCCGGCTCGGCCACGGCGGCGTGCGCTCGGTGATCGGCCGCATCCCCGAGGTCAGCGACTACGTCAAGTCGCATGGCATCGACACGATCTACATCGCGATGCCGATGACGACCCAGCCCCGCGTAGTGAGCCTGCTCGAATCGCTGCGCGACACCACCGCCTCGATCTATTTCCTGCCGGACGTTTTCATCGCCGACCTGATTCAGGGCCGCGTGACCACACTGGCCGGCTTGCCGGTGGTGTCGGTCTGCGAATCGCCCTTCAACAGCACTGCGGGCGCGATCAAGCGGGTGATCGACCTGACGCTGACGATCCTCTCCCTGCCGGTGGTGCTGCCCCTGATGGCGATCATCGCAATCCTGGTTCGCGCGACTTCGCCGGGGCCGGCCATCTTCAAGCAGCGCCGCTACGGCCTGGACGGCAAGGAGATCGTGGTCTGGAAGTTCCGCACCATGACGACGCTGGAGGACGGCGATACCACCTACACGCAGGTGACCCGTGGCGACTCCCGCGTCACGCCGCTGGGCCGCTTCCTGCGCAAGACCTCGCTGGACGAACTGCCGCAGCTGTTGAACGTGCTGGGCGGCTCCATGAGTCTGGTCGGCCCGCGTCCCCATGCGCTCGCCGTGAACGAGCAATACCGCAAGCTGATCCCCGGGTACATGGTGAGGCACAAGGTCAAGCCGGGCATCAGCGGCTGGGCGCAGGTGAACGGCTGCCGCGGCGGCGACGACCTGGACTCCATGCGCAGGCGCACCGACTATGACCTGGCGTACCTGCGCTCCTGGAGCCTGACGCTCGACCTGCTGATCATCCTCAAGACGATCAAGATGATCGTCCTGGGCGACAAGCGGGCGTACTGA
- a CDS encoding Crp/Fnr family transcriptional regulator, producing the protein MGKESQSARTTAAQFERNHLLASLPEQDRQRWLDKLDPVTLQAGEVLHQPQSPDEQVYSYFPVSAIVALLWQAANGDSAQTAVVGREGMLDVSVCFGGEPMPVKAIVQQAGLALRVPCAWLQEEFQRSTDVRRMLMRHAQSLIAQAAQAAACNRHHTIQQQLCRWLLLSLDRTNALELTTTQELIAVMLGVRREGVNEAAGQLQRAGMIAHRRGRIAVLDRGGLERRSCECYAQANGEFRRLLIPVNLRPELLGLHLEQAAAGQARAMMAYRSP; encoded by the coding sequence GTGGGGAAGGAATCGCAGAGCGCGCGAACGACTGCTGCGCAGTTCGAGCGCAACCACCTGCTGGCCTCCTTGCCTGAGCAGGACCGGCAGCGCTGGCTGGACAAGCTCGACCCCGTGACCCTGCAAGCGGGCGAGGTCCTGCACCAGCCCCAATCGCCGGACGAGCAGGTCTACAGTTACTTCCCCGTGTCCGCCATCGTGGCGCTGTTGTGGCAGGCCGCCAACGGCGACTCCGCGCAGACGGCTGTGGTTGGCCGTGAAGGAATGCTCGACGTTTCAGTGTGCTTCGGTGGTGAGCCCATGCCCGTCAAGGCCATCGTGCAGCAAGCCGGCCTTGCCCTGCGGGTGCCCTGCGCCTGGTTGCAGGAAGAGTTTCAGCGCTCGACCGACGTGCGCCGCATGCTGATGCGGCATGCCCAGTCGCTGATAGCGCAGGCGGCCCAAGCGGCGGCCTGCAACAGGCATCACACCATCCAGCAGCAACTGTGCCGGTGGCTCCTGCTGAGCCTGGACCGGACCAATGCGCTGGAGCTCACCACCACGCAGGAACTCATCGCCGTCATGCTGGGCGTACGGCGCGAAGGCGTCAACGAGGCGGCCGGCCAACTGCAGCGCGCGGGCATGATCGCGCACCGGCGCGGCCGGATCGCCGTGCTGGATCGCGGCGGCCTGGAGCGCCGCAGCTGCGAGTGCTACGCCCAAGCCAACGGCGAGTTCAGGCGCCTGCTCATTCCGGTCAACTTGCGTCCGGAACTGCTCGGCCTGCACCTGGAGCAGGCAGCCGCCGGCCAGGCTCGCGCGATGATGGCTTACCGCTCGCCCTGA
- a CDS encoding YSC84-related protein, which yields MKRRTLLLVAGAGLAAGCSTPMGSGSPADKKREIDTGVDKALADLYRETPTAKGYGDKAQGILIFPSVVSAGFLVGGSYGQGALKKGANTLGYYSVGTGSVGLLAGAESKAMYLMFMTQEALAKFQASSGWTAGADASVTMVDTAASTRTDTLARDAQVVGFVRGQKGLMANLSLDGTKITKLNL from the coding sequence ATGAAACGAAGAACACTGCTGCTCGTGGCCGGTGCCGGCCTGGCGGCGGGCTGCTCGACTCCCATGGGTAGCGGCAGCCCCGCCGACAAGAAGCGCGAGATCGATACCGGCGTCGACAAGGCGTTGGCCGACCTCTATCGGGAGACACCGACTGCGAAGGGATACGGCGACAAGGCGCAGGGCATCCTGATCTTTCCCAGCGTGGTGAGCGCCGGGTTCCTGGTCGGCGGTTCCTATGGGCAAGGCGCGCTGAAAAAGGGTGCGAACACGCTGGGCTACTACAGCGTAGGCACCGGTTCGGTGGGCCTGCTGGCCGGCGCCGAGTCCAAGGCGATGTACCTGATGTTCATGACGCAGGAAGCGCTCGCGAAGTTCCAGGCAAGCAGCGGCTGGACCGCGGGCGCGGACGCGTCGGTCACGATGGTCGACACAGCCGCCAGCACGCGGACCGACACGCTGGCCAGGGATGCCCAGGTGGTTGGCTTCGTGCGCGGGCAAAAAGGGCTGATGGCGAACCTGAGCCTGGACGGCACCAAGATCACCAAGCTCAACCTGTAG
- a CDS encoding response regulator transcription factor, with the protein MDARNVAHARGEAESWRVAMDSGAASAMVHVINSDPSARAALQRTLSGAGYQVITYAAAGDYLVPAPHDEPGCLLLDVQFPGASGLELQSALQRYPAYRRPIVFLGGSADVPISVRAMRGGAREFLTKPVPREVLLAAVEDAIAYDLKERAAQREAESARERLATLRWRERQVLEGIAAGRGHKQLAQELGVSERTIKADRARVMRQLGVTTLAGLFKALKMAQDAAGQQQA; encoded by the coding sequence ATGGATGCACGCAATGTGGCTCATGCCCGCGGTGAAGCCGAGAGCTGGCGGGTTGCCATGGACTCGGGCGCCGCGAGTGCGATGGTGCATGTGATCAACAGCGATCCGAGCGCGCGGGCGGCCTTGCAGCGCACGCTGTCGGGCGCTGGCTACCAGGTCATCACCTATGCCGCGGCAGGTGACTACCTCGTGCCTGCACCTCACGATGAGCCCGGGTGCCTGCTGCTGGATGTACAGTTCCCCGGCGCCAGCGGCCTGGAGCTGCAATCCGCGCTGCAGCGCTATCCCGCCTACCGCCGTCCGATCGTGTTCCTCGGCGGGTCGGCGGATGTCCCGATCAGCGTGCGCGCGATGCGCGGGGGCGCGCGCGAATTCCTGACCAAGCCCGTTCCGCGCGAAGTCCTGCTGGCGGCGGTAGAGGATGCCATTGCCTACGACCTCAAGGAGCGCGCGGCGCAGCGCGAAGCGGAGTCGGCGCGAGAGCGCCTGGCAACCCTGCGCTGGCGCGAGCGCCAAGTCCTGGAGGGCATCGCTGCCGGCCGCGGTCACAAGCAACTGGCCCAGGAGCTCGGCGTGAGCGAAAGGACCATCAAGGCCGATCGGGCGCGCGTGATGCGGCAGCTCGGTGTGACCACGCTGGCCGGATTGTTCAAGGCGCTGAAGATGGCGCAGGACGCGGCGGGACAGCAGCAGGCCTGA
- a CDS encoding ATP-binding protein, protein MPAADPVAVQASPAPWWEPLRIAVLTAVAYYAGARLGLALTFAPMPVSVLWPPNALLLGALVLTRRRWWWVLVAAALPAHLLSELQEGVPLAMVLCWFISNSLEALLGATLVCKLSQTPHLRSLRSGLAFCGAAVMAPFLVSFLDAALVRLVGWGTSDYASVWYTRFSSNLLAALTFVPLILTWGSSEPDGPRDSGRAPLLEICILLTGLLAVCVVIFDSALAQPAAPPTLRYLPLPFLVWAAVRFGPALASSAYALVVLVVVMSVAAQPEQLPIQPYLICMGVPLLLLAAVMEERRAMERRLQASEQLFSVAFREGPDAVAISRRDGAIVSANPRWLQFFGDGASSSPLMDHLDDASRSRVRALAGDPRQRREIEVELIDRHGGAHVAQLSMVAVEFGGESCFITILRDVTRQRQAEKDASEQQRQLTHLTRVASLSHFSSTIAHELNQPLTAILSNAQAALRLLTREPPNVGEVKTILSDIADADKRAGLLIHRLRRMMKDGDTEFVPVNMNTLVSEMLHFVRGECLVQNIEVKTIHAPDLPDVLGDPVQLQQLLLNLVLNACEAMRANSLTGHNPTLRISTAVAPEGGIQVVVTDTGPGIAADRLERVFEPFFTTKESGLGMGLAICRRIARAHGGTLTVWSQAGEGASFRLLLPRLAQDVPAAPADALARPHAVPKPGR, encoded by the coding sequence GTGCCCGCCGCTGACCCTGTTGCTGTCCAGGCTTCGCCGGCCCCCTGGTGGGAGCCGCTGCGCATCGCCGTGCTGACGGCCGTGGCGTACTACGCCGGCGCGAGGCTCGGCCTGGCGCTCACCTTCGCCCCCATGCCGGTGTCGGTGCTCTGGCCTCCCAACGCGCTGCTGCTGGGTGCCCTGGTCCTCACGCGCCGGCGGTGGTGGTGGGTGCTGGTGGCCGCCGCCCTGCCCGCGCACCTGCTTTCCGAACTGCAGGAAGGCGTGCCACTGGCCATGGTGCTGTGCTGGTTCATCAGCAACAGCCTCGAAGCCCTGCTCGGCGCAACGCTGGTGTGCAAACTGTCGCAGACGCCGCACCTGCGCTCGCTGCGATCCGGCCTGGCGTTCTGCGGCGCCGCCGTGATGGCGCCCTTCCTGGTGTCCTTCCTGGATGCCGCCCTGGTACGGCTGGTGGGCTGGGGCACCTCCGACTATGCGTCGGTGTGGTACACGCGCTTCTCTTCCAACCTGCTGGCCGCGCTCACCTTCGTGCCGCTGATCCTCACCTGGGGCAGCAGCGAACCGGATGGTCCGCGCGACAGCGGCCGGGCGCCGCTGCTGGAGATCTGCATCCTGCTCACCGGCCTGCTGGCGGTGTGCGTGGTGATCTTCGACTCGGCGCTGGCCCAGCCTGCCGCGCCGCCCACGCTGCGCTACCTGCCCCTGCCTTTCCTGGTGTGGGCGGCCGTGCGCTTCGGTCCCGCCCTCGCCAGTTCAGCCTACGCGCTGGTCGTGCTGGTCGTGGTGATGTCGGTGGCGGCGCAACCGGAGCAGTTGCCGATCCAGCCCTACCTGATCTGCATGGGCGTGCCGCTGCTGTTGCTGGCAGCCGTGATGGAAGAACGGCGCGCCATGGAGCGCCGGCTGCAGGCTTCCGAGCAGCTGTTTTCCGTCGCCTTCCGCGAAGGGCCGGATGCGGTGGCCATCAGCCGCCGCGACGGCGCCATCGTCAGCGCCAACCCGCGCTGGCTGCAGTTTTTCGGCGACGGTGCCAGCTCGTCGCCCTTGATGGACCACCTCGATGACGCCAGCCGATCGCGCGTTCGCGCGCTGGCAGGCGACCCGCGCCAGCGGCGGGAGATCGAGGTCGAACTGATCGACCGGCACGGCGGCGCGCACGTGGCGCAGCTGTCGATGGTCGCGGTGGAATTCGGCGGCGAATCCTGCTTCATCACCATCCTGCGGGACGTCACGCGCCAGCGCCAGGCGGAGAAAGACGCCAGCGAGCAGCAGCGCCAGCTGACGCACCTCACGCGCGTGGCTTCGCTGTCGCACTTCTCGAGCACCATCGCCCACGAGCTGAACCAGCCGCTGACGGCCATCCTGAGCAACGCGCAGGCGGCCTTGCGCCTGCTCACGCGCGAGCCCCCGAACGTGGGCGAAGTGAAGACCATCCTCAGCGACATCGCCGATGCCGACAAGCGCGCGGGACTCCTGATCCACCGCCTGCGGCGCATGATGAAGGACGGCGACACGGAGTTCGTGCCTGTGAACATGAACACGCTCGTGTCCGAGATGCTCCACTTCGTTCGCGGCGAATGCCTGGTGCAGAACATCGAAGTCAAGACGATCCACGCGCCGGACCTCCCGGACGTGCTGGGCGATCCGGTGCAGCTGCAGCAGCTGCTGCTCAATCTGGTTCTCAACGCCTGTGAGGCGATGCGCGCCAACAGCCTCACCGGGCACAACCCGACGCTGCGCATCAGTACGGCGGTGGCGCCGGAAGGCGGCATCCAGGTGGTCGTGACCGACACCGGCCCCGGCATCGCCGCCGACCGGCTCGAACGCGTATTCGAGCCGTTCTTCACCACCAAGGAAAGCGGGCTGGGCATGGGCCTGGCGATCTGCCGCCGCATCGCTCGCGCGCACGGCGGCACGCTGACGGTATGGAGCCAGGCCGGCGAAGGTGCGAGTTTCCGGCTGCTGCTCCCGCGCCTGGCGCAGGACGTGCCCGCCGCGCCCGCCGACGCGCTCGCAAGGCCACATGCAGTGCCGAAGCCAGGTCGCTAG